A region of the Gemmatimonadales bacterium genome:
GGCTGGTCGCTCTCGTGCGCCTGGCGGATCTTCTCCCAGACGCGCATGAAGTCGGCCTTCTTCTTGGAGAGAACAACGGCCCCCTCCTGATCCTCGAGATGCTCGAGGAAGACCTCGACCTCGTCGCCGACCTGCAGGTTCTGCGGATCCTTGAATTCATCGAGCGGCACCGAACCTTCGGACTTGAAGCCGACGTCGAGGATGACGGCGTTGTCGGTGATCCGGAGAACCTTCGACTTGACGATTTCGCCTTCGACGATCTGGGACATCGTCCCCTCGTAGAGGGCGAGCATGTCCTGATATTCGGAGTCCGAGTAGTCCTCATCGTACAGATCGGCGCGGACGCGGAGGCCGGTGGCGGTCTCGAGATGTGAAGGCGAAATGGTATCAGTGGAAACGGGCATGTGCGGAAGGTCCTGCGCCAGCGGGAAACCGCGCACGATGACGCGGTGTGAGGAGCATTCCTCGGCCCCGGAAGCGGTTTCCGGGGAACCCGATAAAATATTCATTTATTCAGAAATTGCAACGTCAGAGAGGAATACTACAGACCGCGGTGTTCAGCTTGACGGCGCCTTCCCGAGCCGCTCGTGGGCCAGTGTGGCGATCTGGTCAACCTGCTGCTCGAAGGTGAGCGACGTCGTATCGACGAGGATGGCATCGGGTGCACGGCGGAGCGGTGCCACGGCGCGCCCCTCGTCGAGCCGATCGCGTTCTGTGAGCCTGAGTGCTTCGCCGGCCAGGAGAAGTGGATCGACCGCGCCGTGCAGCTGGTGGAGGCGTCGTGCTGCGCGGGCCTGAGGCGTGGCCGTGAGAAAAATCTTTACGGCGGCGTCCGGAAAGACTTCCGTGCCGATGTCGCGCCCGTCGACAACAGCAGGGCCATGCCGAATCACCGCATCGCGGAGACGGTCGTTGACCCAGTTCCGGATCGCCGGCATCGCGGCGATGCGGGAGACGCGGGCGTTGACCTCCGGCGAGCGCAGCGCGGTTTCGACATCATCGAGGCCATCGACGTGCACCTCGAATCCGGCACGCGCCGGTTGCAACCTCACCTGCATCGCAGCCGCGGCGGCAGTGATCGCCGGAGCCTCGCCGAGATTGCGGTGGACCGCCACCCAGGTGAGCGCACGGTAGAGCGCACCGGAATCGATATGGACCCATCCGAGCTGCTCCGCCACCGCCCCCGCGGTGGATGACTTGCCCGACGCAGCCGGCCCGTCGATCGCCAGGACTCGAAGATTCATCGCGGTCCCCCGAACAGTGCCGCGAGCGCAGCGTCGAAGCCGGGAAAGGAGACCGATGCGCAGGCACGGTCGTCGATGGTCACTCGGGCGCCGGGGAGCGTGCCGAGGACGGCGAACGCCATCGCGATGCGGTGATCGCCGTGAGTCACGACGCGACCGACGGGCGGAACGTCGGTGCCGGCGACAATGAGGTCATCGCCGTCGACTGCAGCTTCGACTCCCACGTTCCGCAGATTGTTCGCAACGAGCGCCAGGCGATCGCTTTCCTTGACCCGAAGTTCGGCCAGGCCGGCAAGACGCGACGTCCCTCGTGCACGCGAAGCGAGGCATGCCAGCATCGGAATTTCGTCGATGACGCCGGGCGTTTCCGCGGCGCGGATGTCGGTCGCCACAAGGTCGCTCGCCGCCGCGACGATCGTTCCCACCGGCTCGCCCGCCGCGTCGAGCATCTCTTCGACGTGAATCCGGATATTCATCCGATTCATGATATCGATGAACGCGATGCGCGAGGGATTGAGGCCGACCGCTTCGATCGCGATTTCGCCGCGTGACGCCAACGCAGCAGCCGCGGCGAGGAAGATTGCTGATGATGGATCACCGGGAACGTCGAGCACGAACGGAACGAACGCCCCGCCGGGGCGGAGTATCACCCGTGACGCATGCTCCTGCACCGAATATCCGAAGTGGCGCAGCATCCGCTCGGTGTGGTCGCGGGAGGCGGCCGGCTGGTCGAGTGTGACTTCGACTCCTGCGACGGCACCGGCAAGGAGGATTGCACTCTTGACCTGCGCCGAGGCAACAGGAAGGGTCCAGTGCAGCGCATGCAGCGATCCTCCGGCGATCGTGAGGGGGAGTGTCTCTGCGCCGGCCTGCACGACTCGCGCCCCCATCGCGACGAGCGGGTCGGTTACCCGGCGCATCGGCCGGCGCCTGAGCGATCGATCACCGGTAAGTGTCGACTCGAAGCGATGCGCCGCGACCGTGCCAAGTAGGAGTCGCGCTGTGGTGCCGGAATTTCCGCAATCGAGCAACGCCGCGGAAGCCCGAAGGGCGCCGCGTCCAGTGACCGCAACGAGCGCGCCCGGCCGGAGCGGCGTGATGGCGCTGCCAAGTTGGCGAAGGACCCGGGCACTCGACCGCGCATCGTCCGAGGTGAGGGCGCCACGAATCTCCGAACGCCCGCGCGCCAGCGACGCCATCATCAGCGCGCGATGGGTGATGCTCTTGTCGCCGGGAACACGGTGGATCCCGCGGACGACGGTCGTGGGCTTGCTCAGGTCGATGCTCCCGGGTGGCAACAGGTGAATCGGGCCGCGGAATCGTATCTTTCCCGCTCGCAGGGAACAACCGGCGCAGCCCGAAGGTGGAGGAGCCTTGGCATCGATCCTGATCGTGGAAGACAGCCCCGACAACATGAAGCTTTTCTCTACCCTGCTCCGCCTCAAGGGACACGAGATCACGGGAATCATCGGCGGCGATGATCTCTTCAACCGACTGGGGGCACAGCGGCCGGACCTGATCCTGATGGACATCCAGATGCCCGGGAAGGATGGCTACACGCTGGTCGGGGAGATCCGGAACTCGCAGTTTCGCGACCAGCGCGTGATCGCCCTCACCGCGAATGCCATGGCGGGAGACAAGGAAAAGGCGCTGGCGGCAGGATTCGATGGCTACATCAGCAAGCCGATCGACATCCGGCGCTTTCCCGATCAGGTCGGGCTGGCGCTCGAGGGGAAAGATCCGCTGGAAGGATGAACCGTGATGCTCGGGGCGGGACTCGAACCCGCACGGGGTTGCCCCCTGGAGATTTTAAGTCCCCTACGTCTACCGTTCCGTCACCCGAGCGTCGCTTCCCGAACATACCCATCGGTCCGGCTCCCCGGAATGATACGGTGCACTTCAACCGTCAGCGCCGATCCTGACCGGACTACTTTTGGCGGGATGATCCGCCCCCTCCGATCTGCGATCGCAGCGCTGTTGCTCGCGCCGGCGGCGCTCGCCGCGCAGCTGCCGATGATCACCGTCCCATCGGGGCTGTTGCGGGTCGATGTCAACGGCGCGTTCTACCCCAGCAACGACTTCCGTGACGACGGCGGCACGCGGCCAATCGGTTCGATGCTGGACGGTACCGACAACGGGATGGTGAGTTCGCTCCAGCGATCGCTGTCACAGATCACCGGGCAGTCGGTTACCGGCCTTTCGCTCGGCGGCGTGTCCGCGGTGGCGGCACGCGAACACGGTGTCGGCGAGATCGGCCTCGCGCTCGGCCTGACCCGGCGCATTACCCTCTTCGGCACGATTCCGATCGTCTACGTGCGCAACCGCGTGGCACTGGCGTTCGATTCGAGCACCAGTCGTGTCGGGATCAATCCGGCGAATACCATCCTCGGTACGTCGGCGGGCCAGCAGCAGGCGACGACGTTCTTCTCGCAGTTCGATGCCGCGCTGACCTCGCTCTCGACCAGGATCCACGACGGAGACTTCGCCGGCGATCCCGCGACGCTGGCCCTCGCCCAGCAGACGTTGACGCGGGCCTCGTCGCTCCGCGGTTCGCTCTTCTCGCTCCTCTCCGATCCGATCCACGCCAGTGCGGTGTTGCCGGTGAGCGGCGACCCTGCCGCCACTCAACTGCTCGGTGCGATCACGACACTGGAATCGACGCTGTCGAATCAGCTCGGCGTCGCCGACCTCAACACGGTCCCGGCGTTGCCGTCGGCCACGCTGACCAGCGATGAGTTCGGCTCGGTACTCGGTTCACAGGGTGGCTTCGGCTTCTCCACGCTGAACAGCCTTCCGCATTACGGCCTCGGCGACATGACGGCGGGCGTCGCCATCCAACTCGTCGATCGAACTTCACATTCGAGCGCGACGCATCAGGCAGCCTGGATCCGCGTCGCGGCGCGCTTCCCCAATGGAACGGTGGCCGACCAGTCAATCCTCCTGGCACAACCGACCGGAAGCAAGAGTCCGGCGGGGCTGGTCGACGGGATCGCCGAGATCGGAGCGCGTCACCTAGGCCTCCGCGCCACGGCGACATATCAGCACGAGCTCGCGGCGAACTATGTGGAGCGAGTGACTGCGCCGGATGCGCCGCTGGTGCCGGCATCATTCCTCGCCGCGGTCACCGTGCAGCCGGGCGACAGCATGGCGATCACCGCGCAACCGTTCTTCCGGTTCGCGCCGCATCTCGCGTTCGCCGGCGTGGTGCAGTTCTGGCGGCGCGGTGGCTCGAGCAGTTCGTACTTCTCAGGCCAGGCGCCGATTCCGGGGGTCAGTGCATCGGTTCTCGACGTGGGAAGCAGTGCGAATGCGCTGGTAGTGGGGATCGGGCTGGCGTATTCGCACGACGGTGTCGGACGCGATGGGCACGTCGGGTCGCCGGTGGAAGCAGGATGGTCGATTGAACGGACGATCGCGAGCGGCACCGGGATTCTGCCGGTCGCGCTGACGTCACGGGTTTACCTGCGAATCTACCGGCCGCTGCTCAAGCGGTGAAGTGAGCCTCGAGCATCGTCGCGGCCATCCGCCGCGCGGCGTCACTGTCGGGGTCGCCAAGCATGCGCGCCAGTTCAAGAATCCGGTCTTCCCCATGCAGCACGGAGACGTCGCTGGTCGCCACCCCGCCTCGCGTTGCCTTCGCCACCATGAGATGGCGATCGGCCCGAGCGGCGATCTGCGGCAGGTGGGTGATCACCAGCACCTGATGTGTCTCGGCGACCCTGGCGAGCGCCTCGCCGACACGAGTTCCCACCTCACCACCGATCCCCTGATCGATCTCGTCGAATACCAGTGTGGGCACCGCGTCCTGTCTGGCCAGGACCACCTTGAGGGCCAGCATCAGCCGTGAGAGCTCTCCGCCAGATGCGACCTTGGCGAGGGCCCCTGCCTCCATCCCTCGATTCAACCTGACGGTGAAGACGACCTGCTCAGCGCCGTCCCGCGCGGGCTGGTCCAATGGTGTGAGCACCACGGCGAACTCACCGCCGGCAAGACCGAGGCGCGGCAGCAGCCGGTTGACCTCTCTCGAGAGGCGCGCACCCGCCGTCGTGCGCAACGTGGTCAGTTCGCGTGCCACCGCGGCAAGTCCGCGCTCCGCACCAGCGATTCGTGCAGCGATGCCGCGAAGGTCCAGCGCCGCGGTGTCGAGCAGGTCGAGCTCGGCCCGAGCCGCGTCCCCCGTCGCGATGACGTCGCGCAGCGTCGCTCCGTGCTTGCGTCGCACTTCCTGCAGCAGGTCGCGCCGCCGCTCCACGTGCGCCTGCCGATCAGGGTCTTCCGACAGGGTGCCGAGATATTCATCGCTGCGCTGCGTCAGCTCGTCGAGCGCAGCGTAGGCGTTATCGAGAAGGTCCTGCCATGACCGTGCGGAATCGTCGATACGCTGCAATGCGTGGAGCGCGCGTTCCGCTCGATCGAGTGCGGCCCGGGCGCCGGCGTCCTCATCCTCGAGTGCGGTACGGATCCGACCGACCTGCTCCGCCAGTGCGCCCGCCTGCCCGAGGCGCGCCGCTTCGCGGTCGAGCTCCTCGTCTTCGCCAACGCGAATTCTGGCGGCAGTGATTTCGGCGACCACATGCCGCAACCAGTCTGCCCGCCGTTCGGCGTCGTCGCGGCGTGTCGCCAGGTCCCGCTCCTGTTCCCGCAGCGCGGTCAACTCGGCAAACGCTGCCGCGACGGACTTGAGAATCGGCTCGGCGCGCGCAAATGCATCGAGGAGGGCTCGCTGAGCTCGCGCGTCGAGCAGCTGGATCGTCTGATGCTGTCCGTGCAGGTCCACGAGCGATTCGCCGATCGTGGCCAGGACGCCGATCGTCGTCGGTGACCCGTTGACCCACGCCCTCGACCGTCCCTCGCTGCTGATCTCGCGACGGATGACCAGCGTATCCGCGACGTCGACGCCGTGTGCATCAAGCGCTGCGCGCGCCGCAGTCGGCACCGGATCGACGACCCCTTCGACGACCGCGCGGGTCGCACCGGGACGAATCGCGGCACGGTCGGCGCGATCGCCCAGCAGCAGTGCCAGGGCGTCGACCAGCATTGACTTCCCCGCGCCGGTCTCGCCGGTGAGCACGTTGAGCCCGGAGCCGAGTTCGAGCGAGACGTCGTCGATGGTGGCGAGATCGCGCACCCGGAGCGAGGTGAGGGTCATCGCTCTCGATCGGAGAGATCACCCCATTGGAGCTTTTCGCGCAGCGTGTGGAAGAAGCCCGATTCGCCGAACCGCACGAGGACCACCTTCCCCGGGGCCGCGACAATCTCGATCCGGCCGCCAACTTCGAGTGGTGCGGTTTCCTGTCCGTCGAATGACACCAGCAGTTCGCGTGCCTCGGGGTCGACCGATTCGACGCGGATCGTGGCATCGCCGCGGACAACGAGCGGCCGCACTCCCAGTGAATGCGCGCAGATCGGCGTGACGACAATCGCGTCGAGACTCGGCACGACGATCGGACCGCCGGCGCTGAGCGAATACGCGGTGGATCCGGTCGGTGTGGCGATGACGACGCCATCCCCCGACACCGGCCCCATCGGCTCATCGTCGATCATCACCTGGAATCGCACCACGCGAGCGACTCCGCCCTT
Encoded here:
- a CDS encoding response regulator, coding for MASILIVEDSPDNMKLFSTLLRLKGHEITGIIGGDDLFNRLGAQRPDLILMDIQMPGKDGYTLVGEIRNSQFRDQRVIALTANAMAGDKEKALAAGFDGYISKPIDIRRFPDQVGLALEGKDPLEG
- the cmk gene encoding (d)CMP kinase, whose amino-acid sequence is MNLRVLAIDGPAASGKSSTAGAVAEQLGWVHIDSGALYRALTWVAVHRNLGEAPAITAAAAAMQVRLQPARAGFEVHVDGLDDVETALRSPEVNARVSRIAAMPAIRNWVNDRLRDAVIRHGPAVVDGRDIGTEVFPDAAVKIFLTATPQARAARRLHQLHGAVDPLLLAGEALRLTERDRLDEGRAVAPLRRAPDAILVDTTSLTFEQQVDQIATLAHERLGKAPSS
- a CDS encoding NAD(+)/NADH kinase, whose translation is MRIGLVGNPRYPGLESALAETTRLASVNRWVLSAPDDLAALTADPLPALDVDAIDLLVTFGGDGTLLRGARLLGGRTVPILGVNFGRVGFLTSVARTGFGGALEAFGRGEHRLSVRTALHATLQNENGAPASEHLALNDVVLHKGGVARVVRFQVMIDDEPMGPVSGDGVVIATPTGSTAYSLSAGGPIVVPSLDAIVVTPICAHSLGVRPLVVRGDATIRVESVDPEARELLVSFDGQETAPLEVGGRIEIVAAPGKVVLVRFGESGFFHTLREKLQWGDLSDRER
- the recN gene encoding DNA repair protein RecN; protein product: MTLTSLRVRDLATIDDVSLELGSGLNVLTGETGAGKSMLVDALALLLGDRADRAAIRPGATRAVVEGVVDPVPTAARAALDAHGVDVADTLVIRREISSEGRSRAWVNGSPTTIGVLATIGESLVDLHGQHQTIQLLDARAQRALLDAFARAEPILKSVAAAFAELTALREQERDLATRRDDAERRADWLRHVVAEITAARIRVGEDEELDREAARLGQAGALAEQVGRIRTALEDEDAGARAALDRAERALHALQRIDDSARSWQDLLDNAYAALDELTQRSDEYLGTLSEDPDRQAHVERRRDLLQEVRRKHGATLRDVIATGDAARAELDLLDTAALDLRGIAARIAGAERGLAAVARELTTLRTTAGARLSREVNRLLPRLGLAGGEFAVVLTPLDQPARDGAEQVVFTVRLNRGMEAGALAKVASGGELSRLMLALKVVLARQDAVPTLVFDEIDQGIGGEVGTRVGEALARVAETHQVLVITHLPQIAARADRHLMVAKATRGGVATSDVSVLHGEDRILELARMLGDPDSDAARRMAATMLEAHFTA
- the aroA gene encoding 3-phosphoshikimate 1-carboxyvinyltransferase, with protein sequence MPPGSIDLSKPTTVVRGIHRVPGDKSITHRALMMASLARGRSEIRGALTSDDARSSARVLRQLGSAITPLRPGALVAVTGRGALRASAALLDCGNSGTTARLLLGTVAAHRFESTLTGDRSLRRRPMRRVTDPLVAMGARVVQAGAETLPLTIAGGSLHALHWTLPVASAQVKSAILLAGAVAGVEVTLDQPAASRDHTERMLRHFGYSVQEHASRVILRPGGAFVPFVLDVPGDPSSAIFLAAAAALASRGEIAIEAVGLNPSRIAFIDIMNRMNIRIHVEEMLDAAGEPVGTIVAAASDLVATDIRAAETPGVIDEIPMLACLASRARGTSRLAGLAELRVKESDRLALVANNLRNVGVEAAVDGDDLIVAGTDVPPVGRVVTHGDHRIAMAFAVLGTLPGARVTIDDRACASVSFPGFDAALAALFGGPR